The Raphanus sativus cultivar WK10039 chromosome 6, ASM80110v3, whole genome shotgun sequence sequence cACATAAAGATAGaaaaaatgttctttttttttccaaacacTGTTTTTATGACCAAAATAACACccaaatatgaaaatgatttaattagcaccaattttttaaaaaaatatgaccaAATGACACCCgaagatggaaaaaaaaaatcttttgtttttgttcttttttttcttttttaaaaacactgttTTTATGACCAAAATAACGTCCAAATATGAAAATGACCTAATTAgcaccatttttaaaaaaatgaccaaaataacacccaaagatgaaaaagaaaaaaaatctatgtttttattttagaatctatgtttatatatttctttttatgtttttaataaataaattgcatctttcaaaacataatattttaagagCCTTCCATTGAAGCACGAAATATTCGGGGTGCTTAGCTTTACATCTTAAATCACTTTTACAacgtaaaattattaaaataagaataagCACATTTATTTGGAGTTTTGGGTCAACGATGCtcttagagaaaaaaaagatgtaaTGTTTACCGAGGATATTAACGGTTACGTCATGAGTAACTTTGACTATTATTATTGATTGTAACGGTCTCGAaatgtcttttgttttttggttgaAAATAGGAATCGTACTCTGCAGGACTATGTGCGGTGATGGTTCTTTTAAAAACGGGACAGATAACGCTGGTTGTTTAAACCTTCAATAATAGTTATGAATGAATTGAAAGGTTAGTTGTATTACTAGCCTCATTTTTctagaatattaatttaaattttcagaGTCTATATATCTTTTTTATATTCTTGTATGCTTAATTTACTTCTAAACAAACAAATGatagtaaaaataaacaatGTTTTAAGTAAACCAATTAGTTTACTAGTCAAACTTTTGAATTCAACCTACAAGGCCAAATGGCAGACATTAacactgatatatatatataaataacacTGATATATATGTAGAAGCATGTATTAGTTTCTAaacaatttaaagaaaatatctGAATAAGGCTTTGAAAGATGAAGCTTGTGGTGTTTATATCGTTCTTGCTCATGCTTTCATTGTGCTCTTCAggtaatttaattttataccAACAAATATCTTCAAACATTTGATTAGTGAAATGATATAGTAAGGTTTAAAACTGTCTAGTTTGGTTTTCTAAAATACTACGCAAATATTTCCAACTTTTTCATATCTAGAATTGATATATCTACTTTTTCTACTTACGAATAATTAGGTTAATATATTATCAACTATATGTATCTGAGCTTATATATTATTAGGATTGGAGGAGGGTAACGAAGTTGCTGAGAACAACCTCTATTCCTCGAACAAGGTATGCTGTTGCGTTTGTATTTCCATTGTTTTTCCTATCTCAAATATCCAGtcgtcattttatttttctaaaaacgtGTAAGATCAATTGttgtaactcttttttttttgtcaattcaTACTTTCCTtcattaataaaactaaaattcttCCAAATCAATTACAAAGCTAAACGAGCAAGGCTTACTCTTGCCAAAGAGTCTGCCTGAGAATTATCTAAGCGAGGGATAAAAGAGTAGGATAATGGACATAAGAAGTGGCAAGGTTCCTTATATCACATAGGAGACCTGCAATCTCGTTCATGTCCCGCCCTTCACACAGAGTCAAGATGAGGACCTGAGAGTCCGAGTAGATATGTAGacttggaagctggagatcctTAGCCTTTCTCAGAGCTTCTCGCATTGCAAGGGCTTCTGCCATCAGAGCTGTACCAACATGAGACCTATTACAGGAACCTCTACAAAGCATAGCCCCTTCTTCATTTTTGATCAGCCATCCCATTCCTCCAAACTTTGAACTTTCCTGCCAAGCCCCATCAATCCAACAAGAGAAAGCTTTGTTGCTTACCTGTCTTAAGCTAGGCTTCACCtgtagtttctttttcttcacaGACATAGCTTCTTCCCATGCTCGTGCTTCCGACGAAGCCTTGGTGATAATGTCCTCTATCAGGTAGGCTTTGCCTTCAAACACCATCTTATTTCTAGCTGTCCATAAGTTCCATAGCAGCCAAGGAACAAGCGGTGAAGAGGTGACTCCTACCGGGGGCAGTGCTGAGTGGAGTACATTGCTTGATATCCATTCCCTAAAATCTTCCAAAAGTGTCACCATTTGAGAAGTGAGAGGGGCCTTAGACCATAACTGAACTGCAAAAGGACAGGAGGTGAACAAGTGTGGAATGGTTTCCACTTCTCCACATCTTTTGCAGATAACTGCTGACTGTATGCCTCTGATTGTAAGCAGGTTTCCTACCGGGATCGCATTATTTAAGACTCTCCAAAGAAAATGTTGAATTTTTGGTGGGACATGGAGCTTCCACACCAACTTCATCCACTCAAATTGATTCGGTTGAGGCACCACTTTGCTTTCAAAAATCTTTTTATATCCGGATTTTGTTGAGTATGATCCTGAAGGTTCAGGGAGCCAGACTTGTTTATCCTTTGGCTTCAGAGAACTTGGGATAATAAGTCTGATAGTCTCCTCATAATGAGGTAGGTGAAGTCGAATCTTTTCTAAGTCCCACTCGTTGGTCTGAGGGGACAGAAGCTCAGCCACTcttagattttgattttcttgaGTTGGCGGTCCTATTGGTGCCTCTGGCTTGAAAGGGGAAAGCCACTTAGCTTCCCAGATTCTGATGTTTGCTCCATCTCTCACCAGGAAGCCTAAACCTTTTTCAAGGACTTTTTTTCCTTCCAAAACACTGATCCAACCATGTGAAGCTCCTGATTTTGGGCCACTCTCCATGAAATCACTATCTGgaaaatattttccttttagCACTTGTGCTAATAGTGATTCTGGAGACTGCATAATCCTCCAGCTGAGTTTTGCCAAAAGCGAATCATTGTAGTCTTCAATGTTTTTGAAGCCTAAACCTCCCAAGCATTTCGGCTGAGCCATAGTATCCCACGCTACCCAAGCTATCTTGTGCACATCCGGGGAGCTGTCCAACCAAAAACGAGTAAGGATGGATTGAATTCTCTTACACAGGGAGAGTGGGATCTTGAAGCTCGACATGGAGTAGGTGGGGAGAGCTGTGAGTACTGATTGCAGCATGACATGCTTTCCTGCACCCGAGAGAAATCTTGTTGTCCAAGACTGGGAGCGCTGCCTAATCTTATCCACCATGCCGGTAAAtacatctttttttcttctcccgAAAGTTTCCGGGAGTCCAAGGTACTTCCCCATCCCTCCCGCTTGGGATATGCCTAGAGAGTCCTTCACTCTATCTTTGATACTCTCTGGAGTTTTTGAGGAGAAAGTGATCGTGGACTTATCCTTGTTAATGCACTGACCCGAGCTTTCTTCATATCTTCTCAAGATCACGCTCAAGGCCCGACAGTTTCTTTCATTTGTTTTGCAGAAGATCATTGTGTCGTCGGCGAAGAGAAGGTGGTTGACAAAGGGGCTGTTCTGAGAAACCTGCAACCCTAGTAAACTACCATTCGCCTGTGCAGCTTTAAACAATCCCGATAGAACCTCAGAGCAAAGAATGAACAGATACGGAGAGAGCGGGTCTCCTTGCCGAAGCCCTCTTGCTGGAAGTGTCTTGCCCTGCGGAGCCCCATTTATCAGGAAAGAATAAGTGACCGTTGTGACACACTCCATGATCCAAGTAATGAAGATATCCCGAAATCCCATCCTGGTTAGTACTTTCTCCAGAAAACCCTATTCGATGCGGTCGTACGCCTTACTCATATCGGTTTTTATAACCATGGAGCATCTTTTCACAGCTCCTGAATTCTTCAGGTAATGCAGCGTCTCATGTGTTATCAACACATTATCTTGGATGGCCCTTCCCAGGACGAAGGCCGTTTGATGCTTTGAGATTAGACTTGGCAAGAATTGTTGCATGCGATGGGTGAGGAGCTTCGCTATTATCTTGTATCGAACATTGCACAAGGCTATCAGGCGATACTATGCTGCTGTTTTTGGCGCCTCTGTCTTCGGGATTAGACAAACATGAGTCTCATTGATTCCCGGGATCATGATTCCTGCAGTGAAAAAGCTCCGAATTTCTCGGTAAATATCCTGTCCCAAAAGACTCCAGAAAGAGTGGTAAAAGCTTGCTGAGAAGCCATCTGCTCTCGGAGATTTATCTCCATTAATGGAGAACAGAGCTTCCTTGACTTCCTGAAGCTCCGGGATCATGCAGAGAGTCGTTCATCGCTCCCGTGATCACTGGCAAGATAGTCTCTTCCACTGTCGTGTACTCTGCTCCTCCGATGGAGGAGAATAAGTTTTGATAGAAGCTCTCAAAAACCTTGccaatttcttcttcttcgtagaGCGGTACTCCTTCTGCACTTTCAATGGTAGTGATACAGTTCCTTACTTTTCTGCCCTTTGTTACTGCGTGAAAGAAAGCGCTGTTTCTATCTCCTCCTTGCAGCCATAGAATCCTGCTCTTCTGTCTCCAAAAGAGCTCTTCATCCTTGTACGCCTTGCCAAGTGCTTCTGAGAGCTCGAGGATTCTAGTGGTGTTTGGGATTGCTGCCGTAAGCTCCCGTTCTAGTTCCTGTTGATGTTGCAGCACCGCCTTTGCACAGACTTCCTTCTGTATCTTTGACCATTTAATAATCTCTCGGCGGCATCTTGATATCTTGATTGCTATATCCTCCTCTAGCTCCTTCTTCCATGCTTCTTCTATGATTTTCCTGGTTTCCTCATTCTCATTTAGCCTCCTATCATATCTGAAAGGTTTcctcttcttcaccttcttaCTATCAAGATAAGTTATTAAAGGCCGGTGGTCCGAGCCCTCAAACCGGAGGTAGTTGCTGCAGCTTGCCGGGAACATCTCTGTCCAAGCCAGATTCGCGAGAAATCTGTCGAGGCGTGATTTGATATCATGTGTATTCCTCTTGCCTCTCCATGAGAGTTCATTTCCTGTATGCTTCATATCTCATAGCCCATTAGAGGAGACGAAGCTTCTAAAAGGTATGAAAGATCCTTCACATCTTGATGGGCCTCCTTCTTTTTCTGAATTATCCAAGATCTCGTTGAAGTCTTCTGTTAGAGCCCATGTTGAGTCTCTTCCTTGGCCCAAAAGCGATATTTCTTCCCAGAACGCTGCTCTTCTCTCCTGTTGAGGGACCCCATATATGAAGGTTAAATAGAACTCTTTTGCCTTGTGCACCACCTTGGTGTCTATAAAGTTTGGAGATGAATTTAAGACCGTAAGGTCTATTTCATTTCGCCAAAAAAACGCAAGGCCTCCACTGAGGCCGGAGGGTGAGACGATGAAATGATGCTTATACTCTAAAGTTTGAATATTTGAAAGCACAAAAGCATCATGGTTCTTTGTTTccatataaaacataatatccGGAGCATGAACACTTCTCAGCTCCCGGACTCTTGGAACTGTCAGGTGCCCTCCTAAACCTTGATAGTTTCAACTTAACACAGCTAAGGAATTAGGCCTGGTGGATCGTGAAAATCCACCCCTCCTCTGCTTGAACCAGCTACATTCCCCATTGCAGGGGCAGAAGGATCCTTTTTAGAAGGTAACGATTGCGCTTTAGAGGCATTTTCAACACAAAGTCTCTTCTTCGCTGGTGGTCTTCCTCTGGTTGCCCTCTGTTTGGTTGTTCGAACTCCTTGAAGTGGGCTTGAGTTTCCACGACCTCTGGTAGTTCCTGTAACTTTACTCACTGGAACTCTCCTTGCTGTTTGCTTCGGTTGAACAGTCTTCTTTGTCGCAGCTCTTGGTGGGTTTTTCTTTCTTGCGGAAGGAGCGGTTCCGAGCCGTTGTGAAGCTGGAGTTCTTTGGGTTACTTGTTCCTGAGGACTCACCATTACAGGGGTTTTTCTTGTACTTCGTTCTCCCATCATAGGACTTTGATGATCTTCATCCTCATAATGGACTTCAACATCCTGGAGTCTTGCAATCAAAGAGGTTGAGAGACCTGTTGTCCTTTGCGGTTCCATCTGGGGTATTTCAATTCTCTCCAAAGCTGAAATTCTTTCTCCTGAGTGGGGGTTTGGATCCTCAAGACGCTCAAGGGCCGGGACCCTTGTCGCTGAATTGTGAGGTTCCTCGATCCTATTGAGAGCTGAGATTCTGTCTCTGGATCGGCTAGTGACTTCTACAGCAGCCGGATACACCGGTAAGTTCATAGCTTCCCTAGGAGGACGAGGGGGAGGGGTACGAGAGCTCTGAGACTTTTGTCCTCCCTCGTGTGATCTTCTGGCCATTTTGCTCTGTCGGGTAGGAGAGGGGTCTCTTGATTCTCTTCTTTTTGGATGATGATTTCAGGAAGGAGGAAAGCTGTGGTGAGAAGATATTTCTCGGTTTTGACTCCGGTCTCTATCTCTCTTCATGATATCCTGGGACCTTCTATCCTCATCTCTCGAGAAGTTTTATCTCGATCTCTCTAAGATTGGTGCCTTCTCTCGTTCTGCAGGCTGGAGACGAGAATAGACCGATCGGTGGCTACTTTGGAACTGGTCTCTAGACtcaactcctctctctctctagagcTGAAGGAGACTGATCTTCTATGATCATGTTTGCGCATGTGCTCCTCTAGTTTCCTTAGCGTGTTGTGTTGACTTATCCCTTGTTTTctatcttctccttcttctctctcccTATTAAGAGGGCAAGTTTCTTTCTCATGACAGAGGGAGTAACAGATGAAACAATGTTTCTCAAGCTTCTCATATTCCAAGTCTACCGTGATTACTTCTCCATCAACTTCCACAGGGAGACTCATTTCCAATTTCTTCAGCCCATCAATGAGGATGCGGATTCTCCCCTGCTTCACCTCCGTATCCAGTATCCTTCCTAGTTCGTCCCCTATTGTAGACAGAGATTCCTCTGTCCAGTAGTGTAGGGGTAGTCCATGTATCCTTATCCAGAAGGCAATCTTTCGAGGGAAAGAATTTGATACCACTGGTTCCCAACGTTGTAGTATGATCATCCACCGTTTGTAATGGTAGGGGCCTTTCCTGAGTACCGTCTTCAATGCTTCCTCTGACGTGAATCGGATTTGGAAAAGCTTTGGTCCTAGCTCACGCCCTGTAATCTCTCCTTCTACATTCCAGTACTGGGTGAGCCACTCCACTACCCATTGAGTCTTTTGAACCGCTGGATTTGTTACACGCCCAATTAGGGTAAGCTTGTTTTCTTCTATCAGAGCTGAGTTGTTGCTTGATGGTAGTCTGACCGGGGCTCTCTGTACTTCTCTCGACGCTTCTGCTGCCCATTTTCCTTTCTCCATCCTCGAGTACCTTTGCGCCATTATCAGGTTGTAGCGGAGGATTTTAAGTGTTTGGGAAATAGCAAGATTGATGTAGCTAGTCTGAAGATCGTTAGAATCCTCAAGCAGGAGGTAAAAGTTGTGAGAAATCTACTCATACAGAGGGCGCGTTTTTCTTGAAATCTTGATAAAACGAAGGGAAGAGGTTGACTTGGATTTTAGAACAGAGTTTCGGAATCTCCATCACCGGATCTACCGATTGACCGAAGGAAATGggattttaagaattttagGTTATCGGAAGAGCTTTGTGTGGAGGAGATTTCTTTTCCTATGGCGGAGAGACGATTAGTTGCAGCAGGAAGTCAACTTGCTGGGGGAGGAGTGTCTTTCATCGGGAGTCGTGCCTGAGAGAAAAATCTTCTTTTTCCTCAGTCATATTCAATTGTTGTAACTCTTTATATGTAAATTTacctataaaaataaatattggtgACACAAAATAATGTACAATAATAATAGGTTGAAGAGCTGTATAGTCATATAATGATGGATTATCCAGGACCACACCCAGACCCACGAAATGACccgcctcctcctccgcctccaCCGATGCAGAAGACATGATGGAAAATTATGTAAACAGAAGTAAAGGACCGTACTGAAATCCATGCCATCTTttgtaaaaccaaaaatataattaaataaattgcATTTGGGAGTTCTTgttttatcatttaataatttttagaatcAGAGCGTCAAAGGATTGAACGTTCAGTTCGGTTTAAGTTTTCTTGGTTGGCTTCTACTATTTTCCGGTTTAATTTCGTTTAGGGAAAGTTTAATCGTATGATATAAgtctcatttaaaaaaaaaaatcatagaaacGGCATTCACATTTAACAATTACAATAGTGAGGTTTACATAAATCGATTTTCGCAACAAcataaaaatagatatatttttctataatatatatttttattaattaaatagaaaaacGGAAATTGACAATTTTCCGGTTAAGAGAACCGGTTCCACAAATAAAACTCGTTCAGTATTCGTCCAAGAAAGTGTAGAGAGTGTCGTCTTTCTTGGTTTTGCGTCGACTAAGCAAAGCCTTAAGCAGTCGTTTGCTCTTACTcggttgctgctgctgctgctctgTTTCTTTCTGGTTTTCTTtctcgaacccgacccgaaccgaagCTGATCTTCTTGGTTCTGATGggtactgaaaaaaaaaaagcaaaacaataATCAAGAAATAGACAAATTGATGCAAAA is a genomic window containing:
- the LOC108808492 gene encoding uncharacterized protein At4g02000-like, whose translation is MAQRYSRMEKGKWAAEASREVQRAPVRLPSSNNSALIEENKLTLIGRVTNPAVQKTQWVVEWLTQYWNVEGEITGRELGPKLFQIRFTSEEALKTVLRKGPYHYKRWMIILQRWEPVVSNSFPRKIAFWIRIHGLPLHYWTEESLSTIGDELGRILDTEVKQGRIRILIDGLKKLEMSLPVEVDGEVITVDLEYEKLEKHCFICYSLCHEKETCPLNREREEGEDRKQGISQHNTLRKLEEHMRKHDHRRSVSFSSREREELSLETSSKVATDRSILVSSLQNERRHQS